Proteins encoded within one genomic window of Edaphobacter lichenicola:
- a CDS encoding YceI family protein — MPAYAQHQSFNITPESSEVSFTLAGSAHETHGTFHVQNGSIGFDRSSPKMSGSVVVAAGSGKTGNDSRDKKMTTEVFEASRFSEVTFSPQSYQGTVAPSGDSTVQVMGTFTLHGTPHELTVPMQIHIEGTHCTAKTHFSVPYVKWGLKDPSVFILKVAKEADVDLTLVGNLSN, encoded by the coding sequence ATGCCCGCTTACGCGCAGCATCAGAGCTTCAACATCACCCCGGAGTCCAGCGAGGTGAGTTTTACGCTCGCCGGCTCGGCACACGAGACGCATGGGACATTTCACGTGCAGAACGGATCGATCGGTTTTGACCGAAGCTCTCCGAAGATGTCGGGTTCAGTCGTCGTGGCTGCAGGAAGCGGCAAGACTGGGAACGACTCCCGCGACAAAAAGATGACGACCGAGGTATTCGAGGCGTCTCGTTTCTCCGAGGTGACTTTTTCTCCACAGAGTTATCAAGGCACAGTCGCTCCCTCAGGAGACTCGACCGTACAGGTGATGGGCACCTTCACGCTTCACGGCACGCCTCATGAGCTGACCGTCCCCATGCAGATTCACATCGAGGGCACTCATTGCACTGCGAAGACTCATTTTTCGGTCCCCTACGTCAAATGGGGCCTAAAAGATCCAAGCGTCTTCATCCTCAAAGTCGCAAAAGAGGCAGACGTTGATCTGACGTTGGTCGGAAACTTGTCGAATTGA
- the bglX gene encoding beta-glucosidase BglX has product MNKLRGYLSSGALIASACLLSAISGVVAAQTTPLTNQEAHRRAEALLKQMTMEEKVGQLNQAAGIVIPGLATEKPDAAIAKGQVGSVLWQFDVKELNRMQHVAVEKSRLHIPLLVGFDVIHGYRTIFPVPLAMASSWDPAVEEAAQHQAAKDSRAAGIQWTFTPMVDIARDARWGRIVEGAGEDPYLGSAMAAAQVRGFQGDSIGPDSVLACVKHFAGYGAAEGGRDYDSSNIPESLFRNVYLVPFHAAEKAGAASFMSAYMDLNDVPATGNRWLLHDVLRQEWGFKGFVVSDAIAVGNLQTHGYARDPEDAAYKAFTAGVNMDMASLTYIHNLPKLVASGKVTEAELDTAVMPILEAKYRLGLFDNPYVDESKVDAQLSSPEGLALERKLAARSMVLLKNDNHTLPLSKNLKKVAVIGSLADSTKDIEGGWTVEGLFGGPGKSHPVTVLAALKDRLGANINYVPGVAPAREYPSMFDAMTGAKKLPPPTDAEVTDWIARAKAAAADSDVVVAVLGELASMSGEAASRATLDLPGMQQQMLEAVAATGKPVVLVLENGRPLDIRWAADHVPAILEAWYPGTEGGDAVADVLFGDVNPGGKLPVSWPRTAGQEPLYYNHNLTHEPEDRPSFTSRYWDLTTRPLYPFGYGLSYSTFKFANLRLSKDRINAEQTTEVEVDVTNTSTVAGDSVAQIYIHQQAGSASRPVRELKGFRRITLRPGETQTLKFSLGKEELQFWSPQTKLWDVEPGTFDVWAGEDSTASLHAELIVTK; this is encoded by the coding sequence ATGAACAAATTGCGAGGCTACCTTTCATCCGGCGCACTCATTGCGTCGGCCTGTCTACTATCGGCCATCTCCGGCGTTGTCGCTGCACAAACTACTCCTCTCACCAATCAGGAGGCGCACCGCCGCGCCGAGGCCCTGTTGAAGCAGATGACGATGGAAGAGAAAGTCGGCCAGTTGAACCAGGCTGCGGGCATCGTGATCCCAGGACTGGCAACCGAAAAGCCGGACGCCGCTATTGCCAAAGGACAGGTAGGCTCGGTGCTCTGGCAGTTCGATGTGAAAGAGCTCAACCGCATGCAGCATGTGGCCGTGGAGAAGTCTCGGCTCCACATTCCCCTGCTCGTCGGCTTCGATGTCATCCACGGCTACAGGACAATCTTTCCAGTGCCGCTCGCCATGGCCTCGTCATGGGACCCGGCTGTTGAAGAAGCAGCCCAGCATCAGGCCGCGAAGGACTCTCGCGCTGCAGGAATCCAGTGGACCTTCACTCCCATGGTCGACATAGCGCGCGATGCCCGTTGGGGCCGCATCGTCGAAGGCGCGGGCGAGGATCCCTACCTGGGGTCGGCGATGGCGGCCGCGCAGGTGCGTGGTTTTCAGGGTGACTCCATTGGTCCCGATAGTGTTCTGGCCTGCGTCAAGCACTTTGCCGGCTACGGCGCGGCCGAAGGTGGGCGCGACTACGATTCGTCCAACATTCCCGAGTCCCTCTTCCGCAACGTCTACCTCGTTCCCTTCCATGCAGCAGAAAAGGCTGGAGCAGCGTCCTTCATGAGCGCTTATATGGATCTGAACGATGTGCCTGCCACCGGAAATCGCTGGTTGCTGCACGACGTTCTGCGCCAGGAGTGGGGCTTCAAGGGCTTTGTCGTCTCCGATGCGATCGCTGTGGGCAATCTCCAGACGCACGGTTACGCGCGCGATCCAGAAGATGCTGCATACAAAGCGTTCACAGCAGGCGTGAACATGGACATGGCCAGCCTGACCTACATTCACAACCTGCCAAAGCTGGTGGCCTCCGGCAAGGTGACCGAGGCGGAACTCGACACGGCAGTCATGCCCATTCTCGAAGCCAAGTATCGGTTGGGGCTCTTCGACAATCCCTATGTGGACGAGTCGAAGGTCGACGCTCAACTCAGCAGCCCCGAAGGCCTCGCGCTCGAACGCAAGTTGGCTGCCCGTTCGATGGTGCTGCTCAAGAACGACAACCACACCCTGCCGCTGAGCAAGAATCTGAAAAAAGTAGCAGTGATCGGATCCCTGGCCGACTCAACCAAGGATATTGAAGGCGGATGGACGGTGGAGGGCCTCTTCGGCGGCCCCGGCAAAAGCCATCCGGTGACAGTGCTGGCCGCTCTGAAGGACAGACTGGGCGCAAACATCAACTATGTCCCAGGTGTGGCGCCCGCACGGGAATACCCCTCAATGTTTGATGCCATGACGGGCGCAAAGAAACTGCCGCCGCCAACCGACGCAGAAGTAACGGATTGGATCGCCAGGGCCAAAGCCGCCGCGGCTGACTCCGACGTGGTGGTTGCAGTGCTCGGCGAGTTGGCTTCCATGAGCGGTGAAGCTGCCTCGCGCGCCACGCTCGATCTACCCGGTATGCAGCAGCAGATGCTGGAGGCCGTGGCCGCTACCGGAAAGCCAGTCGTGTTGGTATTGGAAAACGGACGCCCACTCGATATCCGTTGGGCTGCCGACCATGTCCCAGCGATTCTTGAAGCCTGGTATCCAGGCACAGAGGGCGGCGACGCCGTGGCCGACGTACTGTTCGGCGATGTCAACCCCGGTGGCAAGCTGCCGGTATCCTGGCCCCGGACCGCCGGACAGGAGCCTCTCTACTACAACCACAACCTCACCCACGAGCCGGAGGACCGCCCCAGCTTTACCTCGCGCTATTGGGATCTCACCACCAGGCCTCTTTATCCGTTCGGCTACGGACTCAGTTACTCGACCTTCAAGTTTGCCAATCTGCGTCTGAGCAAAGATCGCATCAACGCGGAACAGACCACGGAAGTCGAGGTCGACGTCACCAACACCAGCACGGTCGCCGGTGACAGCGTAGCTCAGATCTATATTCACCAACAAGCCGGATCGGCATCGCGACCCGTGCGCGAGCTCAAAGGCTTCCGCCGGATTACGTTGCGGCCCGGCGAGACCCAGACGCTCAAGTTCTCGCTAGGCAAAGAGGAACTGCAGTTCTGGAGCCCGCAAACCAAGCTCTGGGATGTGGAGCCGGGTACCTTCGATGTCTGGGCTGGCGAAGACTCAACCGCGAGCCTGCATGCAGAGTTAATAGTTACCAAATAA
- a CDS encoding carboxylesterase/lipase family protein, with the protein MNIQHTFVPFKRASILLATAFLFLPCTMKSQTVNTESGPVTGATADGVISYKGIPYAAPPVGELRWRAPQPPAKWSAPLPATAYGHDCMQLPFPSDAAPLGTPPAEDCLVINVWAPANHSAKKLPVMFWIYGGGWVNGGSSPAVYDGSQFASGGAVLVSFNYRLGRLGFFAHPALTKEHPDEALGNYGYMDQIAALKWVQRNIAAFGGDPGNVTIFGESAGGFSVHMLMTTKLSDGLFQRAIVESGGGRNGLNTPYLHTVSPSGRPSAESIGLAFAKKNGIEGEDAAALEKLRALPAEAIVDNMNMANMNAEAATYSGPVIDGTIMRGEVGAMYAAGMQHSVPIIVGANSMDIGFSPAKNKQELFAFFGPNAKAAQQTYDPDGTANFQALVFAVGGDQFMIEPARFIARKVADAGQPAYEFRFSYVAGSMRKEWLGAPHASEIPYVFDTVKPRYEKDLTDSDEKIARNTNAYWINFAKTGNPNGPGLPKWPAYQTKTDQLMNFTNDGPKGMADPWKARLDLAEPTSK; encoded by the coding sequence ATGAATATTCAGCACACGTTCGTCCCATTTAAGCGAGCCAGCATCCTGCTCGCAACGGCATTCCTTTTTCTGCCTTGCACGATGAAGTCTCAAACGGTCAACACCGAATCCGGCCCCGTCACCGGCGCCACCGCCGATGGAGTTATCTCCTACAAAGGCATTCCGTACGCAGCCCCGCCAGTCGGAGAGCTGCGCTGGCGTGCCCCGCAGCCTCCTGCCAAATGGTCTGCTCCACTCCCTGCCACAGCCTACGGCCACGACTGCATGCAGCTGCCCTTCCCCAGTGACGCCGCACCCCTCGGCACCCCGCCCGCGGAAGACTGCCTGGTCATCAATGTCTGGGCCCCGGCCAATCATTCCGCAAAAAAACTCCCCGTTATGTTTTGGATCTACGGCGGCGGCTGGGTCAACGGCGGAAGCTCGCCCGCAGTCTACGACGGCAGCCAGTTCGCCAGCGGCGGCGCCGTCCTGGTCAGCTTCAACTATCGCCTCGGGCGCCTCGGCTTCTTCGCCCATCCCGCCCTCACGAAAGAACATCCCGACGAAGCCCTCGGCAACTATGGCTACATGGATCAGATCGCTGCTCTCAAGTGGGTCCAACGCAACATCGCCGCCTTCGGTGGAGATCCCGGCAACGTGACCATCTTCGGAGAGTCCGCGGGTGGCTTCTCCGTCCATATGCTCATGACGACCAAGCTCTCCGACGGCCTCTTCCAGCGAGCCATCGTAGAGTCCGGAGGTGGCCGCAATGGTCTTAACACTCCCTACCTCCACACCGTCTCCCCCAGCGGTCGCCCCTCGGCCGAGAGCATCGGCCTCGCCTTCGCAAAGAAGAACGGCATCGAAGGCGAAGACGCCGCAGCTCTCGAAAAACTGCGCGCCCTGCCTGCCGAAGCCATCGTCGACAACATGAACATGGCCAACATGAACGCTGAGGCAGCCACCTACTCCGGCCCCGTCATCGACGGCACCATCATGCGCGGCGAGGTCGGCGCCATGTACGCCGCCGGTATGCAGCACTCTGTCCCCATCATCGTCGGCGCCAACAGCATGGACATTGGCTTCTCCCCCGCAAAAAATAAGCAGGAGCTCTTTGCCTTCTTCGGTCCAAACGCGAAGGCCGCCCAGCAGACCTACGATCCCGACGGCACAGCCAACTTCCAGGCCCTTGTCTTCGCAGTCGGCGGAGACCAGTTCATGATCGAGCCGGCCCGCTTCATCGCCCGCAAGGTCGCCGATGCCGGACAACCCGCCTACGAGTTTCGCTTCTCCTACGTAGCCGGCTCCATGCGCAAAGAGTGGCTCGGCGCTCCTCACGCCAGCGAAATCCCCTACGTCTTCGACACCGTCAAGCCACGCTACGAGAAGGACCTCACCGATTCAGACGAAAAAATCGCCCGCAACACCAACGCCTACTGGATCAACTTCGCCAAAACCGGCAACCCCAACGGCCCTGGCCTTCCCAAATGGCCCGCTTACCAAACCAAAACCGATCAACTCATGAACTTCACCAACGACGGCCCGAAGGGAATGGCTGATCCTTGGAAAGCTCGTCTTGACCTTGCAGAACCGACAAGCAAGTAG
- a CDS encoding carboxylesterase/lipase family protein, translating into MKISTKEEVCPPETTTGIARRSVLKSLALAAGAVGMGVPAAHAVGNTRSRRSPLAKDPVIADATKPIVETDLGKIRGYIRNGIFTFKGVPYGDDTGGSARFMPPKKAKPWTNLRSSMHYGSCCPQPDSHGWKHDEEAWMFAWDDGTPGEDCLCLNVWTPGINDNKKRPVMVWLHGGGYTAGSAQELKSYDGENLARRGDIVMVSINHRLNVFGHLDLSAYGPQYAESGNVGMLDIVLALEWVRDNIARFGGDPGCVTVFGQSGGGGKVCTLTCMPSAEGLFHRAIVQSGSLGHSRNPEDAARTTDAFLKQLNLDKSSIAKLNDIPWREIEAAAVIATMPTAPPTLINFRHIGNLLGWAPVLDGKVVTENAFGPKTPDRAKKIPLLVGTNLNEFVTAMDHPEYWQWTDADLQSHVQKVMPQQADAAIKAVKELYPDAKPFQQWSIIASSSVRGAAIDQAMSKAAAGGAPAYLYYFTWQPPILDGRPMAFHCAEMSFTFDNIQRCENMTGGGPEAQALADKVSGAWINFARTGDPNHPGLPKWPEFTAENKSTMVFDNTCVARNNLDDNLQKIVSEV; encoded by the coding sequence ATGAAGATCAGCACGAAGGAAGAAGTATGTCCTCCAGAGACTACGACGGGCATAGCTCGCCGCTCAGTCCTCAAATCACTCGCACTGGCGGCCGGCGCAGTCGGCATGGGAGTACCGGCCGCTCATGCCGTTGGCAACACCAGGTCCAGACGCTCCCCGCTGGCCAAAGACCCTGTCATCGCTGACGCAACCAAGCCCATCGTCGAAACGGATCTGGGCAAGATTCGCGGCTACATCCGCAACGGTATCTTCACCTTCAAAGGCGTTCCCTACGGCGACGACACCGGCGGCTCTGCCCGTTTCATGCCTCCTAAGAAAGCCAAACCGTGGACCAACCTCCGCAGCTCCATGCACTACGGCAGCTGCTGCCCGCAGCCGGACAGCCACGGCTGGAAGCACGACGAAGAAGCCTGGATGTTCGCCTGGGACGACGGCACTCCCGGCGAGGACTGCCTCTGCCTCAACGTCTGGACTCCCGGTATCAACGACAACAAGAAGCGCCCCGTCATGGTCTGGCTCCACGGCGGAGGCTATACCGCCGGCTCCGCCCAGGAGCTCAAGTCCTACGACGGTGAAAACCTCGCCCGCAGAGGCGACATCGTTATGGTCTCGATTAATCATCGCCTCAACGTCTTCGGTCATCTCGACCTCTCTGCCTACGGCCCCCAATATGCCGAATCCGGCAACGTCGGCATGCTCGACATCGTCCTCGCGCTCGAGTGGGTGCGTGACAACATCGCCCGCTTTGGCGGCGACCCCGGTTGCGTCACTGTATTCGGCCAGTCCGGTGGCGGTGGCAAAGTCTGCACCCTCACCTGCATGCCCTCCGCCGAAGGCCTCTTCCACCGCGCCATCGTCCAGAGCGGCTCACTCGGCCACTCTCGCAACCCCGAGGACGCAGCCCGCACTACAGACGCCTTCCTCAAACAACTCAACCTCGACAAGTCTTCCATCGCCAAGCTCAACGACATCCCCTGGCGCGAGATCGAAGCCGCAGCCGTCATCGCGACCATGCCCACAGCTCCGCCCACTCTCATCAACTTTCGCCACATCGGCAACCTGCTCGGCTGGGCTCCGGTCCTCGATGGCAAAGTCGTCACCGAAAACGCCTTCGGTCCCAAAACCCCCGACCGCGCAAAAAAAATCCCCCTCCTCGTCGGCACCAACCTCAACGAGTTCGTCACGGCCATGGACCATCCCGAGTACTGGCAGTGGACTGACGCCGACCTCCAATCTCACGTTCAGAAAGTCATGCCTCAGCAAGCCGATGCCGCCATCAAAGCGGTCAAGGAGCTCTACCCCGACGCCAAGCCCTTCCAGCAATGGTCGATCATCGCCTCTTCCTCGGTTCGCGGAGCAGCCATTGATCAGGCGATGAGCAAAGCCGCAGCCGGCGGCGCTCCTGCCTACCTCTACTACTTCACCTGGCAGCCGCCCATTCTCGACGGAAGACCCATGGCCTTCCACTGCGCCGAGATGTCCTTCACCTTCGACAACATCCAACGCTGCGAAAACATGACCGGAGGCGGTCCCGAAGCTCAGGCTCTAGCCGACAAAGTGAGCGGCGCATGGATCAACTTCGCGCGCACGGGAGATCCGAACCACCCCGGCCTCCCCAAATGGCCCGAGTTTACTGCCGAAAACAAGTCCACCATGGTCTTCGACAACACGTGCGTAGCCCGCAACAACCTGGATGACAACCTGCAAAAAATCGTAAGCGAGGTTTAG
- a CDS encoding TonB-dependent receptor has product MIKGWAVIFRRIFLGLGLLFSLAVITAQAQQTTGDILGTVMDETGAVVPDALVTIVSLATHETHVVKSSSSGDFVANLLNPGNYSISATATGFKSYAVPSITLSAGDRIRVNVQLTIGAATETVTVEAQASELHTDSSVLSHTIDAKQTQDLPLNGRNFVQLVQLAPGVNEGPPDSLTNGSKLDDRRQSASLSVNGQSDVLNNEMIDGADNNERLIGTVAVRPSLEAIAEISVQTNTYTAEVGRTGGGIINIITKSGSNQFHGSAFEFFRNDIFDASTFNFGNKLPKNELRQNQFGGSLGGPIFRDKTFFFGDYEGYRQIAGTAPQSLIVPTLYEKQHPGDFSDTGGPVIAPADFDKAGIAYFGLFPAPNNGPNTYTSGYKNTQYSHDFDARIDHLFNPKNTFYARFAYNNVSTNSPGPFPDATIAGITINPSFIGNGLGSAKDLAYTGSLNYVHIFNTNLLLELKAAYTRVDNQSFPNADGTNPNEAIGQPNVNTPISDSTGLAPIVVVTGASLGGVLFQPLKDQDNTFQYLGTLTYTHGDHNFKIGGNFIRRQLTSFQSSYPEGLWIFLDYPGLIQGNYLNTQRSLQLVVPHLRVSETGVYIQDDWHASKTLTINAGLRYDHFTPYTEINNNISTFNPANGALQVAGVDGVSNTAGIQADWHGLAPRLGFALTLAKNLVVRGGYGIGYVPMNTTSNANLKNPPFVSTVSSCGFFSCGPNFTKFIDGFPVPVPTNINNPGSSIPDAVSPHFRTSYLQQFNLTVQKEAAGNVYTVSYVGLLGRQLAQLLPDLNAPPPNTCGADATCYTPLRPYVSKLPNVGVIGYFQTGGVSSYHSLQTSVERRLSHGLTMNINYTLAHSLDNSTGLSEEGAGGYGSVPNLVDTLDYGNSALDIRNRFAGTINYELPFGKTASGLRALGLKGWQLNTIGVWNTGTPFSITNSSDVSNTNPGANNADRPDRIGSPRVSTPTVNEFFNPAAFAAQAAGTVGNERRNALYGPHYRHLDLSLFKTFPIGDRYHLEFRAESFNILNMANFATPNASLGGSNFGQITSMSTAYAPRQYQFALKLTF; this is encoded by the coding sequence ATGATAAAGGGATGGGCTGTTATTTTTCGGAGGATCTTCCTGGGCTTAGGGCTGCTATTTTCTCTGGCCGTCATTACAGCACAGGCGCAACAGACCACAGGCGACATCCTCGGCACCGTCATGGACGAGACTGGTGCAGTGGTTCCCGACGCCCTGGTCACCATCGTAAGTCTTGCCACCCACGAGACCCACGTCGTAAAGAGCAGCAGCAGTGGAGACTTCGTCGCCAACCTGCTCAATCCGGGTAACTACTCCATCAGTGCCACCGCGACCGGTTTCAAGAGCTATGCCGTTCCATCCATTACGCTCTCGGCGGGCGACCGTATTCGCGTCAATGTGCAACTCACGATTGGCGCCGCTACTGAGACGGTCACGGTCGAAGCTCAAGCCTCCGAACTGCACACCGATAGCTCCGTTCTCTCCCACACCATCGATGCGAAGCAGACTCAGGACCTGCCGCTGAACGGACGCAACTTCGTCCAGCTTGTTCAGCTTGCCCCCGGCGTCAACGAAGGTCCTCCGGACAGCCTCACCAACGGCAGCAAGCTTGACGATCGCCGGCAGTCGGCCTCCTTATCCGTCAACGGACAGTCCGACGTGCTCAACAATGAGATGATCGACGGCGCGGACAATAACGAGCGCCTCATCGGAACCGTCGCTGTCCGTCCCTCGCTCGAAGCCATCGCTGAGATCAGTGTCCAGACCAACACGTATACGGCTGAGGTCGGCCGCACTGGCGGAGGCATCATCAATATCATCACCAAGTCCGGGTCCAACCAGTTCCATGGCTCTGCCTTCGAGTTCTTTCGCAACGACATCTTCGACGCCTCTACCTTCAACTTCGGCAATAAGCTGCCCAAGAACGAACTCCGTCAGAACCAGTTCGGCGGCAGTCTTGGCGGACCCATCTTCCGAGACAAGACCTTCTTCTTCGGCGACTACGAAGGCTATCGCCAGATCGCCGGGACAGCGCCTCAGTCCCTGATCGTTCCCACGCTTTATGAGAAGCAGCACCCCGGAGACTTCTCCGACACTGGCGGCCCCGTCATCGCCCCTGCAGACTTCGATAAAGCCGGGATCGCCTACTTCGGACTCTTCCCGGCCCCTAACAACGGCCCGAACACCTATACGTCCGGCTATAAGAACACGCAGTACAGCCATGACTTCGACGCACGTATCGATCACCTCTTCAACCCCAAGAACACCTTCTACGCCCGCTTCGCCTACAACAACGTCTCCACCAACTCGCCCGGTCCCTTCCCAGACGCGACCATCGCCGGCATCACGATCAATCCCAGCTTCATCGGCAATGGCCTCGGCTCCGCCAAGGATCTCGCCTACACTGGTTCGCTCAACTACGTCCACATCTTCAACACCAATCTGCTGCTCGAACTCAAAGCTGCCTACACTCGTGTCGACAATCAGAGTTTCCCCAACGCGGACGGCACTAACCCGAATGAAGCCATCGGCCAGCCTAACGTCAACACTCCCATCAGCGATTCAACCGGACTTGCGCCGATCGTGGTCGTCACCGGTGCGAGTCTTGGCGGCGTCCTCTTCCAGCCTTTGAAAGATCAGGACAACACCTTCCAATATCTCGGCACCCTCACCTACACCCACGGCGATCACAACTTCAAGATCGGCGGCAATTTCATACGTCGTCAGCTCACCTCCTTCCAGAGCAGCTACCCGGAGGGTCTCTGGATCTTCCTCGACTACCCAGGCCTGATCCAGGGCAACTATCTCAACACCCAGCGGTCGCTGCAGCTCGTCGTTCCTCACCTCCGCGTCTCGGAGACCGGCGTTTACATTCAGGATGACTGGCATGCCTCGAAGACCCTCACCATCAATGCGGGCCTGCGTTACGACCACTTCACCCCTTACACAGAGATCAATAACAACATCTCCACCTTCAACCCCGCGAACGGCGCGCTGCAGGTAGCCGGCGTCGACGGCGTCTCGAACACCGCAGGTATCCAGGCAGACTGGCATGGTCTTGCCCCGCGCCTCGGCTTCGCCCTCACCCTTGCCAAAAATCTGGTCGTTCGCGGTGGTTACGGTATCGGCTACGTCCCGATGAACACCACTTCGAACGCTAACCTCAAGAATCCACCTTTTGTTTCGACCGTAAGCTCCTGCGGCTTCTTCAGCTGCGGACCGAACTTCACCAAGTTCATCGATGGCTTCCCGGTGCCTGTGCCGACCAATATCAACAATCCCGGTTCTTCGATTCCAGATGCCGTCAGCCCGCACTTCCGCACCAGCTACCTGCAGCAGTTCAACCTGACGGTTCAGAAGGAGGCAGCAGGCAACGTGTATACGGTCAGCTACGTCGGCCTCCTCGGACGTCAACTCGCTCAACTTCTGCCGGACCTGAACGCCCCGCCGCCGAACACATGCGGAGCCGATGCCACTTGCTACACCCCGCTTCGGCCCTATGTCTCGAAGCTCCCCAACGTCGGTGTCATCGGCTACTTCCAGACCGGCGGCGTCTCCTCCTACCACTCCCTTCAGACCTCGGTCGAGCGTCGCTTGAGTCATGGACTCACCATGAACATCAACTACACGCTCGCTCACAGCCTCGATAACTCCACCGGCCTCAGTGAAGAGGGTGCTGGCGGGTACGGCAGTGTTCCCAACCTAGTCGACACTCTCGACTACGGCAACAGCGCGCTCGATATACGCAATCGTTTCGCCGGCACCATCAACTATGAGCTGCCCTTCGGCAAAACGGCTTCAGGCCTTAGAGCTCTTGGCCTCAAGGGCTGGCAGCTCAATACCATCGGCGTCTGGAACACCGGAACTCCCTTCAGCATCACCAACTCCAGCGACGTCAGCAACACCAACCCCGGCGCCAACAACGCCGATCGACCCGACCGCATTGGCAGCCCTCGTGTCTCCACCCCCACCGTCAACGAATTTTTCAACCCTGCTGCCTTTGCGGCACAAGCTGCCGGCACCGTCGGCAACGAGCGTCGCAACGCACTCTATGGGCCACACTACCGACACCTGGATCTGTCTCTCTTCAAGACCTTCCCAATCGGCGATCGCTATCATCTCGAGTTCCGAGCCGAGTCCTTCAACATCCTTAACATGGCTAACTTCGCTACCCCGAACGCATCACTCGGCGGCTCCAACTTCGGTCAGATCACATCCATGAGCACTGCCTACGCCCCTCGCCAGTACCAATTTGCGCTGAAACTTACCTTCTAA
- a CDS encoding TetR/AcrR family transcriptional regulator — MKKSAVKKTARKPRADAQRNRQRILEVAKQVFTRRGAEASMDEIARRARIGPGTLYRHFPTRDDLLAAVYISEVEKLAEAQRKFSAELPPVEALRAWMLVFIDYIAAKRIIAPALNAMAGGPSQVYQQTTRVMEEAANALASRAVASRDLRPDVDPMDMLRAIYGISSAGSTDDWPEKARRFVGILIQGSRP, encoded by the coding sequence ATGAAAAAGTCAGCCGTAAAGAAAACTGCCCGCAAGCCCCGAGCCGACGCGCAACGCAACCGTCAGCGGATTCTCGAAGTCGCGAAGCAGGTTTTCACGCGCCGGGGCGCGGAGGCCAGCATGGACGAGATCGCCAGGCGCGCCAGGATCGGCCCGGGAACGCTCTACCGTCACTTTCCTACGCGCGATGACCTGCTGGCCGCTGTCTATATCAGCGAAGTCGAGAAGCTGGCCGAGGCCCAGAGAAAGTTCTCCGCCGAGCTGCCTCCGGTCGAGGCACTGCGGGCGTGGATGCTGGTCTTCATCGACTACATCGCTGCGAAAAGAATTATTGCCCCAGCGTTGAACGCAATGGCCGGCGGCCCTTCGCAGGTATATCAGCAGACCACCCGCGTCATGGAAGAGGCTGCCAATGCGCTGGCGAGCCGCGCCGTCGCCAGCAGAGATCTTCGGCCAGATGTCGATCCAATGGACATGCTGCGCGCCATCTATGGGATCTCCAGCGCGGGCAGCACAGACGATTGGCCTGAAAAGGCGCGGCGATTCGTGGGCATCCTCATTCAGGGCTCCCGGCCTTAA
- a CDS encoding SDR family NAD(P)-dependent oxidoreductase — protein MAVKFGAKSTTEEVLEGVNLKGKRILVTGVSAGIGVETARALVAHGADVVGAARDLEKAQRATSEVSKAAAETGASFEVVELDLASLKSVRAAADKLVADGRLFDVVIANAGVMATPLGKTEDGFETQFGTNHLGHFVFVNRIAKLIKDGGRLVNLSSSGHRFSNVDLNDPNFATTPYEPFVAYGRSKTANILFAVAFDQRHRERGVRATAVHPGGIQTELARHMEQAHMEQMINQINEQAAAAGKGPFEFKTVPQGAATSVWAAVVAPAEEVGGRYCENCHVSDVVADDARLGLLDEGVRGYAVDPQNAVALWKKSEEMIGEAFA, from the coding sequence ATGGCAGTGAAATTTGGAGCAAAGTCAACGACGGAAGAGGTCCTCGAAGGGGTCAACCTGAAGGGCAAGCGGATTCTGGTGACGGGGGTATCGGCGGGTATCGGCGTAGAGACGGCCCGCGCGCTGGTGGCGCATGGCGCAGATGTTGTGGGCGCGGCGCGTGATCTGGAGAAGGCGCAGCGGGCGACATCGGAGGTGAGTAAGGCCGCGGCGGAGACGGGCGCGAGTTTCGAGGTGGTCGAGCTCGACCTTGCCAGCCTGAAGAGCGTGCGCGCCGCTGCGGACAAGCTGGTTGCTGATGGCCGTTTGTTCGATGTGGTCATCGCAAATGCCGGTGTCATGGCGACTCCGTTGGGCAAGACAGAGGATGGTTTCGAGACGCAATTCGGGACCAATCACCTGGGCCACTTCGTCTTTGTGAACCGCATCGCGAAGCTGATCAAGGACGGCGGACGCCTGGTCAACCTCTCTTCCTCAGGGCACCGCTTCAGCAATGTGGACCTGAACGATCCCAACTTTGCGACGACGCCGTACGAACCCTTCGTGGCTTATGGGCGCTCGAAGACCGCGAACATCCTCTTCGCAGTTGCTTTCGATCAGCGGCATCGAGAGCGTGGGGTCCGCGCGACGGCTGTACATCCGGGAGGCATACAGACCGAGCTCGCCCGCCACATGGAACAGGCCCACATGGAACAGATGATCAATCAGATCAATGAACAGGCCGCCGCGGCGGGCAAAGGGCCGTTCGAGTTCAAAACAGTTCCCCAGGGAGCCGCCACCTCAGTATGGGCAGCTGTCGTTGCACCCGCCGAAGAGGTAGGAGGACGGTATTGCGAGAACTGCCACGTGAGTGATGTCGTCGCAGATGACGCAAGGCTGGGCCTGCTTGACGAAGGAGTGCGCGGCTACGCGGTCGATCCACAAAACGCTGTTGCGCTCTGGAAGAAGAGCGAAGAGATGATTGGCGAAGCCTTCGCGTAA